CCGTCGCGGTGCGCCCGCGCCCAGATCCAAACCTCATCACGTCTCCCTAAAAAGTTCTTTCTTCTTTCTCTTTATCTTTCCTCTTTCTCATCCCTTTTGCGGCCTGCTTCAAGGCTGGCGACTGGCTGGGAGAAAGATAAAGATAAAGAGGAAAGAGAAAGATATGGGACCGAACCGGACGACACGGAGGCCGTCCCTCCAGAATAACACACCCTAACGACCGCAGACCGGCCTGCCTTGCCACATCCCTGCGCGACATTTTTCAAAACCGACAACGACCATGAAACTCCCACGCACTCTCGCCCTTGCGCTCGCCGCCACCGTCCTCGCCGCCCACCCCATGGGCGCGGCGGCGCCCGATGCTTCATTATTCATTTTAAATTCCTCATCAGGCGGCGAAACCGCCGCCCCCGCCGCCCTCTACCGCGACGGCTGGATCGATTTCAACAAGAACGGCGCGAAGGACCCCTACGAGGACCCCGCGCTGTCCGTTGACGCGCGCATCGAAGACCTCCTCGCGCGCATGACGCTGGAGGAAAAAACCGCGCAGATGGTCACGCTCTACGGCTTCCCGCGCGTCGCGAAGGACGAACTGCCCACGCCCGCGTGGAAGGACGCGTTCTGGAAGGACGGCATCGGCAACATCGATGAGCACATGAACGGCAACACCGGCTGGACCAACAACCTCGTCCGCCCGAAACACGCCCTGCCTTGGTCGCTCCACACCCGCGCCATCAACGAAGTCCAGCGCTGGTTCGTCGAGCAGACGCGCCTCGGCATCCCGGTCGATTTCACCAACGAGGGCATCCGCGGCCTCCTCCACGCCAAGGCCACCAGCTTCCCCGCGCAACTCGCCGTCGCCAGCACTTGGGACCGCGGTCTGGTCGCCCGCATCGGCCGCATCACCGGGCGCGAGGGCCGCGCGCTCGGCTACACCAACGTCTATTCCCCCGTGCTCGACCTCGCCCGCGACCCGCGCTGGGGCCGCGTCATCGAGACCTACGGCGAGGACCCGTTTCTCGTCGGCGAACTCGGCGTCGAGCAGGTCCGCGGCATCCAGTCGCAGCGCGTCGTCTCCACGTTGAAGCACTTCGCCGTTTACAGCATCCCGAAAGGCGGGCGCGACGGCACCGCGCGCACCGACCCGCAGGCCACCTGGCGCGACGTGCAGACGCTCCACCTCGCGCCTTTCCGCCGCGCCGTGCGCGACGCCGGCGCCCTCGGCGTCATGGCCTCCTACAACGACTACGACGGCATCCCCATGGAGGCCAACAAACTCTTCCTCACCGACATCCTGCGCGGCGAGTATCGATTTAATGGATACGTCGTGTCCGACAGCGCCGCGGTCGAGTTCATCCACACCAAGCACCGCACCGCCGCCACGCCCGCCGACGCCATCCGCCAGTCCGTCGAGGCCGGCCTCAACATCCGCACCAACTTCACCCCGCCCGAGGACTACGGCGAGCCGCTCCGGCGGCTCGTGCGCGACGGCCTGCTTTCCGAGAACCTCATCGACCGGCGCGTGCGCGAGATTCTCCG
This genomic stretch from Termitidicoccus mucosus harbors:
- a CDS encoding glycoside hydrolase family 3 C-terminal domain-containing protein, producing the protein MKLPRTLALALAATVLAAHPMGAAAPDASLFILNSSSGGETAAPAALYRDGWIDFNKNGAKDPYEDPALSVDARIEDLLARMTLEEKTAQMVTLYGFPRVAKDELPTPAWKDAFWKDGIGNIDEHMNGNTGWTNNLVRPKHALPWSLHTRAINEVQRWFVEQTRLGIPVDFTNEGIRGLLHAKATSFPAQLAVASTWDRGLVARIGRITGREGRALGYTNVYSPVLDLARDPRWGRVIETYGEDPFLVGELGVEQVRGIQSQRVVSTLKHFAVYSIPKGGRDGTARTDPQATWRDVQTLHLAPFRRAVRDAGALGVMASYNDYDGIPMEANKLFLTDILRGEYRFNGYVVSDSAAVEFIHTKHRTAATPADAIRQSVEAGLNIRTNFTPPEDYGEPLRRLVRDGLLSENLIDRRVREILRVKFWLGLFDQPYSPAPAEADRIVRHPDHLAVAAEAARKSIVLLKNENHALPLDAKKIGRILVAGPLADDAHGWWSRYGAQLLDFVTPLAGIRARAASAGIEVSYEKGVAVKDAAFPESDVYKEAPDAAVRAGIAAAVAAARGVDVIIATLGETDDLCRESASRISLNLPGYQEELLQALHATGKPVVLVLSNGRPLSVNWAAKHIPAIVEMWFPGEEGGAALADILFGDYNPSGRLPITFPKSAGQIQMNFPARPGSQGRDYGQVEGILFPFGHGLGYTTFAYSNLKITPDKQGPQGRVEVSCDVTNTGTRAGDEIVQLYLRDDYSSVVTFESVLRGFERVTLAPGETRTVRFTLRPEHLALYDRLHQWTVEPGHFSVMVGASSEDIRLRGGFDIVDAAGRLERPAGATDDLDPR